The genomic DNA TTATTAAATGGTTAGCAGTCATTACAAGTCTTGATTTATTAATAGTTTTATTAGGAGGCGCTTTAGTTACAAAAACAGGTTCCGGCCAAGGCTGCGGTAAATCATGGCCACTTTGTAACGGTGAATTTGTTCCATCTAATTTATCAATGGAAACTATTATTGAACTAAGTCACCGCCTTACATCAGGATCAGCAGGAATTCTTGTCACTCTCCTTTGTATTTTGTCCTGGAAATATTATAAACATGTGCGCGAAACAAAAACGTTAGCAATTTTATCCTTCGTATTTTTAGTTGCACAAGCATTAATGGGAGCCGCTGCAGTTGTCTGGGGGCAAATGCCAGCTGTACTTGCTATCCATTTTGGTATTTCCTTAATTTCATTTGCTTCTGTCATTTTATTAACGTGTCTCATCTTTGAAATTGACCAGAAATTTGATGCACGTTCACTTATTATGGACAAAAAAATGAAATTTCATATTTATGGTGTAACAATTTACTGTTATCTCGTTGTCTACACAGGAGCTTTAGTACGTCACGAACGAGCTAGCTTAGCCTGTCCAGACTTCCCTTTATGTAGCAAAAATAGACCTATGCCGACTCAACTACATGAGTGGGTTCAAATGGGACATAGATTGGCAGCCATGTTAATCTTTGTTTGGATACTATACGCGATGATTCTCGCTATTCGCCATTACAAGCAGCAGCCTGTCGTATACTGGGGATGGATCATTTCATTTATCCTTGTTACACTTCAAGCCATAGTAGGAAT from Bacillus basilensis includes the following:
- the ctaA gene encoding heme A synthase yields the protein MQRFIKWLAVITSLDLLIVLLGGALVTKTGSGQGCGKSWPLCNGEFVPSNLSMETIIELSHRLTSGSAGILVTLLCILSWKYYKHVRETKTLAILSFVFLVAQALMGAAAVVWGQMPAVLAIHFGISLISFASVILLTCLIFEIDQKFDARSLIMDKKMKFHIYGVTIYCYLVVYTGALVRHERASLACPDFPLCSKNRPMPTQLHEWVQMGHRLAAMLIFVWILYAMILAIRHYKQQPVVYWGWIISFILVTLQAIVGILVVFTNASLAMALLHSLFISCLFAVLCYLVMLGTRSKVNAKEAESTSKQTK